CTACACCAACCTGGCCGACCTGCTCGGCGAACGCATCGAGCAGGGCCTGTACCGGCCGGGCGACCGGCTACCCTCGGTACGCGCCCTGAGCCAGGAACATGGGGTCAGCCTGAGCACCGTGCAGCAGGCCTACCGCCACCTGGAGGACCGTGGCCTGGCGCTGCCGAAACCGAAATCCGGCTACTTCGTGCCGCAAGGCCGCGACAAGCCGGCGCTGCCCAAGATCAGCCGGGCGCCACAGCGCCCCGTGGACGTGTCGCAGTGGGACCAGGTGCTGGAACAGATCGCCCCCTCGCCACGCAACGATTTCGTGCAACTGGGCCGTGGCCGCCCGGATATCGACAGCCCGACGCTCAGGCCGCTGCTGCGCGCACTGTCACGGCTGAGCCGCAAGCAGGACCTGCACACCCTCACCTACGGCAGCATCTACGGCGACCTGCGCCTGCGCGAGCAGGTCGCCCGCCTGACCCTGGACTCCGGTTGCCAGCTGAGCTACGAGGACATCGTCATCACCACCGGCTGCCACGAGGCGCTGTCGGCCGCGATCCGGGCGATCTGCGTGCCGGGCGATATCGTCGCCGTCGACTCGCCGAGCTTTCACGGCGTGATGCAGGCGCTCAAGGGCTTCGGCATGAAAGCCCTGGAGCTGCCCACCGATCCGCTCACCGGCATCAGCCTCGAGGCGCTGGAGCTGGCTCTGGAACAGTGGCCGATCAAGGCCATCCAGCTCACCCCCAACTGCAACAACCCGCTGGGCTACATCATGCCCGAGGCCAACAAGCGCGCCCTGCTGGCCCTGGCCCAGCGTCACGACGTGGCGATCATCGAGGACGACGTGTACGGCGAGCTGGCCTTTCACTACCCACGCCCGCGCACCATCAAGTCCTACGATGACGACGGCCGGGTGCTGCTCTGCAGCTCGTTTTCCAAGACCCTGGCGCCGGGCTTTCGCGTCGGCTGGATCGCCCCGGGCCGCTACCTCGACCAGGTGCTGCACATGAAGTACATGGGCACTGGCGCCACCGCGCAGCTGCCGCAGCTGGCGCTGGCCGAGTACATCGAAGGCGGTCACTACGAACCGCACCTGCGCCGCATGCGCGGTCAGTACGCCCGCAACCTGGAGCAGATGAGCGACTGGGTCAGCCGCTACTTTCCGCCCTCGGTGCGGGTCAGCCGCCCCCAGGGCAGCTTCATGCTGTGGGTGGAAATGCCCGAGGGCTTCGACAGCCAGCGCCTGAACCGCGAATTGGCCGCGCACAAGATCCAGGTCGCGCCGGGCAGCATCTTTTCCGCCGCCGGCAAGTACCGCAATTGCCTGCGCATGAACTACGCCTCGCGTCCCAACCCGAGCATCGAAGCGGCGGTACGCAAGGTGGGGGAAACCGTAGCGGCCATGCTGGCCGAGTCGCCACCGCCGAGAGACTGAATCTTTCCCAGCGCAGCGGCGTCCTATCAGCACATCCGCACAGCCGATTGGAGGCTGCAACCTTGCCCTTGCGCGTGCTCTTTATCGCCCTGCTGATTCTCGGCGGCTGTACCAACCAGATACCCATCGTGCCCAGCCAGGCGTTGCCCGCCGTTGATTCCTCGTTCGGCGCAGGCCTCCAAGCGCGCGCCGCCGAACATGGGGGCCACTCCGGCTTTCGCCTGCTGCCGGCCAGCAACGAAGCCTTCGCCGCCCGCGCCGAGCTGATTCGTGCGGCGCAGCACAGCCTCGATCTGCAGTACTACATCGTGCACGACGGCTTGAGCACCCGCGCGCTGGTCAAGGAGCTGCTGCAGGCCGCCGACCGCGGCGTGCGCATCCGCATCCTGCTCGACGACACCACCAGCGACGGCGAGGACTACAGGATTGCCCTGCTGGCCGCCCACCCGAACATCCAGATCCGTGTCTTCAACCCA
Above is a genomic segment from Pseudomonas argentinensis containing:
- a CDS encoding PLP-dependent aminotransferase family protein, which translates into the protein MTLYTNLADLLGERIEQGLYRPGDRLPSVRALSQEHGVSLSTVQQAYRHLEDRGLALPKPKSGYFVPQGRDKPALPKISRAPQRPVDVSQWDQVLEQIAPSPRNDFVQLGRGRPDIDSPTLRPLLRALSRLSRKQDLHTLTYGSIYGDLRLREQVARLTLDSGCQLSYEDIVITTGCHEALSAAIRAICVPGDIVAVDSPSFHGVMQALKGFGMKALELPTDPLTGISLEALELALEQWPIKAIQLTPNCNNPLGYIMPEANKRALLALAQRHDVAIIEDDVYGELAFHYPRPRTIKSYDDDGRVLLCSSFSKTLAPGFRVGWIAPGRYLDQVLHMKYMGTGATAQLPQLALAEYIEGGHYEPHLRRMRGQYARNLEQMSDWVSRYFPPSVRVSRPQGSFMLWVEMPEGFDSQRLNRELAAHKIQVAPGSIFSAAGKYRNCLRMNYASRPNPSIEAAVRKVGETVAAMLAESPPPRD